Genomic segment of Ralstonia pickettii:
CCGCGGCCGTGCGCCCAGCATCGACGCACTGCTGCGCCATGGCGGCATGATGGCGGAAGCGGCGTAACGGCCTGCTGGGCCAGCCGTGACAACGCCGCTTCGCGCCTCGTGCCGAAGCGGCGTTTTCATTTGGGCCCGCAGCGCTTGATGGCGCAATACCGCAGCACGGGACGGCATCCTCATGTCGCTCGACGACTTCACGCGGATGGTGGTCAAGTCCTTCGCCAAGCCACAAGATGTGCGTCGCCAAACCGTTACAACGCCTGCCGCGACAACCTGCGCGGCTTCTGACCAGTACGGTCACACACACGTCTTTGTCCTGGTGGACGCGTCTACGAGACTGTGACCCATCGAGACGGCAAAACGTCGCGCTCGAATTCCGCTCTGGCCCGCCGCAGACGCTGCTCGTCGACTGCGTGGGATAACACTGGCGCACGACCTAGCCCGACAAAAAGGATCTGCTGTCGTTCGCCATCATCACCGATGATCCGCCGCCGGCTGGAACGCTTCTTTTAGAAGTTGTTGACCCGCCCGCCGAGCACAGTCGAGGTTCCCGTCACATTTTAGGACGGTGCGTTGGCAGCCTCGAGAAACGCCTTCAGCCGGCTTGCGCCGAGTGTACTGCTATAGAAAAATCCTTGTCCAAACTCGGCACGACTCGCCCGCGCGACATTGTGGTGCGCTGCGATCTCAATGCCTTCGACAACGACCACGGCGCCCATCTGGTGGGCCAATCTCGTCAATGCGCTGATCTGCCTGGAGCGCTCATCGGAATCCATTCGCAGCACGTCCCTGTCGATCTTCACCATCTCAAAGCTCATGCCTGCTGGCAGTTCAGGTCCGACGTCAGCGGGACGCACGGCCGACAGGGCAAAGCGCATTCCTCTATCGCGCGCCTGCGCCATCATCGGGATGAGTCGATTTCTGAACTTTCTCGCGCTGCCGGCTCCGATCTTCAGTATGAGCGGAGGAAGACCGAGGGAGCCGACGTCACCGACGTCCGCGATGAATGCGGAACTCACCAGGTAAGACGCAGGAGCGGTAACGCCCAGATAGAGCGATCTCGGAGCGCCGATTTCCCGCAGATCCTGAGCGGCGCGCGACAGGGCGAATCGCGTCATCGGTCCGATCAAACTACTGTTCTCAATGAACTTCATGTAGTGAGCAGGGCCCAGCGCACCGTACTTCTGATTGTCCCACCGCAACAACGCGTCGACGCCGATGCACCTTGCTCGCCTGACGCCCACGACGGGCTGGTACTCAACATGGAACTCACCGCGTCGCAGCCCTGCACGCGCAGCACGCAGCAGCGACTTGTCGTAGCGAAACCATCTTTTGAGGGCGCAACCGACAACAATGACCAAAGCCGCTGCCAAGATCGGCCACAGCAGACCCGATATCGTCCATACCGAGGGACGCTGCGTAACAATGCTCCCCGCAGTCCCCACTGCGACAGCTGTGTCGTCGGTGCCGACTAAAGGCGAGATCGCTCGCTCTTCGCAATCCTTACCTAGTGAGCAATCCGGGGGGGACATCGTTGGTGATTCGGGCGACTGCTCCGCACGGTCGACCTGCGAGGCGATGCCGGCCACCGCGTCAGAGGCCATTAACCCGCCCCGAACTACCGCCGCCTGGTCGCTGATTTGCCCAGGCAGTTCCCTACGCAATGTCACAATGTCCGGCCCCGTACCGTCCGTCGCGGCAGCTGGGCCGGTGAGCTCGGCATGCGTGCCGTCGGGCGAATCGCAAGTATTAGTCCGTAGAGGCATCGGACCAGCGACCGGACCCGCAACAGCTGCGGGAACTGGCGGCAACTGCGCAACCGATACGTAGGTGGAGCCAAAGCGAATCCGGGGTGCCGGTGGACCAGCAAGCCAGTCTGTCAATTGCTGCCAGGAGTTGCGCTCAAACCAAAGACTGCGGCTCAAACCAGTTTCGGGCGGATCTGCAAGAGCGAGCGAGGTGCCCGCGCAGGAGACCAGAACGACTGCGAACCCTCGCCGCGAGGCACAACAGAGCGCGATGAAGGCCTTGCGCCTGATCGTTGTTACCGGGAATCCAATTGCCATCAATTTATCGCTAAAAGAATTCGGCCTGAGAGTCGACATCGATCGAACACGCTAGGCGTAGGCTAAACATTAGAAGAAGTGGGACCGGTCTGCGCCGCACTTTGCCAGCGTGTGTGCATCCGCAATAGAAGCAGGTTGCAAAAGAAAAGCCGTATCAGATTGAAAAGCGGCTATCTTTTAAAGGTGGACGGGTGTGCTGCCGGCACCGACCTGGCAGCAAGGGGGAGCCCTCTGCGAGGAGCACATGTTGAAACGCTACGAACGGTTAGCCGACCAACTCAGCGAGCTCATCAAGCGCGGTGATCTGCCACCCGGCGCACGTATTCCTTCGGTTCGCGCGGCATGCAAGGCGTGGGGGGTGAGCCCCGCAACGGTATTTCGCGCCTACTACCTGCTCGAAAACCGGGGGGTGATCAGGGCGCGTCCGCGTTCAGGCTATTTCGTGTCTCCGGGCCCCATAGAAACAACGCAAGCGAGTCCCACGCCGCTTCCGGGTATCGCCCCGAAGACCGTCAATGTCAGCGATCTTGTCTTTGAGGTCCTCAAGACGATCAGACAGCCCGAGACTGTCCCACTTGGTTCAGCGTTCCTGAGCCCTGCGCTGTTTCCATTGGCGCGCGTCGGCAAGTCGTGCGCGACAGTCAATCGGTCAACGCACCCGGCCAGCATGATTGACGGCCTGCCGCCGGGATATGAAGGATTGCGCCAGCAGATTTCGGCGCGTTACCTGATGACGGGGATGACGATGCCCGTCGACGAGATCGTCATTACGAGCGGGGCACTCGAAGCCCTGACGCTCAGTGCCCAGTTGCTCGCCGCTCCAGGTGATGTGATCGTGATCGAAAGGCCGACGTTCTACGCGGCGTTACAGGCTATCGAGCGACTAAGGCTGAACGTAGTGGAGATTCCTGTCGATCCGGTGAAGGGTCATGATCTGGATGCGCTCGCGCGTGCGCTGCAGCAACATCCGGTTCGTGCCTGCTGGTTCATGACCTCGTTCCACAATCCGACCGGGGTGACGCTTGGCGATTCCAGGAAGCAGGCGCTGGTTGATCTGCTCGCCAGACACGACGTGCCGCTCATCGAGGATGACGTCTACAACGAGCTGCATTTTGGCCCGGACCCGGTGCGTCCGGCGAAATACTTTGACCGGAAAGGTCTTGTCATCCATTGTGGATCGTTTTCGAAGTGCCTGGCGCCCGGATATCGCATCGGCTGGGCGGCAGCCGGAAAGTTCGCGGACAGGCTTGAACACGCAAAATGGATGACCACCTTATCGGCCAGCATGCCCGCGCAGCGTGCAATCGCCGACTACCTGGAGCATGGCGGCTACGAACGTTTCCTCCACAAACTGCGCCGCGAGTTGGCCCATCAGCAATCGCAGATGCTCGACGCGATCGGCCGGTACTTCCCAGCCAATACGATGGCGACCAAGTCAGACGGCGGCTATTTCACGTGGGTTGCGCTTCCGGATCACGTAGACTCGATAGAGTTCTTCCAGGCTGCGCTCACCAGTGGCATCAGTATCGCCCCTGGCCCCATCTTCTCTGCGGACGGCGGCTTTCGCCACCGTGTGCGACTGAACTATGGGTATCCGTGGTCGGCGCGGCTCGATAGAGCGGTCGCGACACTAGGCGCTCTGTGCGCTGATGAATCGCGTTGCGGCGCTAAGCTGGCAGGCCCGGTTCGGCCGGCATGATACGGGCGCAGATCAACGCGGCGCGCAGGCCGGTGAATCGTGAATCTCATGCACGACAATACGGGTCTTGCCTGAGACTTTCCCACGATACATCCCGGCATCCGCCGCGCGTAACAGGGCTTCGCCCCTTGAGTTTGGTGCACGGTAGACGCAGCGCAATGCCTGCGAAAAAGCGGATCCCAAATTCGCCGGTTGGCAGAAGCCCCTGCGCAAGCTCCGCATCAGACGGCGCATCCCTGACGACGAACGGTTTCTCACTTTGGAGGGTCCGGCAATGATAGGTCTCAAGTTGAATACGACCTCCCGTCCGCACTCGATAGCGCCGATGACTTCTGGCTGACCCAGACGGGCGAGACACACAAGGGCCATTGGTAAATTCAACGCGCACGCGGGGCGACCCGCCCCCCGCTCAAAGTACTGATCGTCCTCGCTTTCCATGGGTAGGGGCACGCTGGCTGGCTGTTGTTCCTGCGCATCTGTGAGGCATTCGTCTTTCACGCTTTGAGCCCCGTTCCGGTGTCATCTTGTAATGTTTTTATCGACGCCGAAGCAAATGCCCGGAGCTGATCGACTGCCATCGGCTTCCCGTACAGGTATCCCTGCGCCAGGTCGATTCCCGAGCGCAGCACCACATCGTGTTCGACAGCGGTTTCGACGCCTTCCGCCACAACTCTCGCACCATACGTATGCACTAACGCGGCTACCGACTTCAGAAACTCGATACTCGCTTCGCCACGCATTGCTAGAAAAATCCGGTCCACCTTCACGTAATCGAACCGGAAGTCCGCGAGTAAGTCGAAATTGCTGAAGCCGGTGCCGAAATCGTCGAGTGACAGGCGTACGCCGCGTTGCCTCATGTGGCTAAGCACCAGATCAACACGCGGCGTACGCTCGACGCAGCTGCGCTCGGTGAGCTCCAGAACGAGGCGCTTCTTGACCATGCCGGCGGACTCGCAGACATCCTCGGCAAAGCCGTCCTCCATCAGATGCCGCGCGCAGACGTTTACCGATATGTGCCAGTGCTGGGGGAACGGCGGCTGGATCAGTGCGTGATTCGCCTCGCGCAGCACGAAACGGGTTAGCTCGCCGAGCAGACGTGTGCCCTGGAGTTCTCCAATGAACTGCCCTGGGCCCGCGGCTCCGAATGTGGGATGGACCCACCGGAGCAAAGCTTCCACGCCCACGCAATGTCGCGTGTGCATGTCCACAATTGGCTGATAAACGACATGAAACTCACCACGGCGAAGACCAATGCGCACCGCGCGCAGCAATCGTGCTCTTGGGCGAACCCAATAACCAACGTACAAAACTGCGCCGCAAGCAGATAGTGCGATAAACGAAACGACCGCGTCGCGAGAAGAGAACAAGCGCGCTGCGAGCAAACCAGCCAGACTCGACGTAACGGCGACAGCCACCGCCGCGTAAAGATGCTCGCCCAATACAGGTCGCAACCGACGCATTCGTGCCGTGCAGCGTTGCAAAAGTCGCATGACGTTGCTTTCGAACGGTTATCTGAGTTGCGAACTATGACCTGACTGCCATCCCAAAACGAGTAGCAGTTACGTGTCAAAACACGCATATCAGATCCGCCGTCACACGCTGGCAAGTTGGCGCAGCATCCAGCTGAAGCAGGCTTGTCTGCTTACTCAGTGGCTCGCGCGCTCGCCTTCACCGTTAAGACGACTAGCAAAGCTCCAGCGCGGTATGACCCCGGAGGCCAAGACAATCAGACGCGGGCCGCTATCGACTCGTGGAGGTGCCGTGGATGAATGAAGATGCCATTCGGCTCCTCGATGAGAGGAAGAAATGAAAAATGCCCCACTCGGCGGTGAGGCTTGCTTGGTGTGCGGTGGGCGCGTTGAAGTCGGCTTGCGCGCTACGTCGGCTTAGTGTTCGATATCGATCTCGATCGGAAACCGGCCGTCGCGCGGCACGTGAGCCTGTTGGGTGTGGATGGCCTTTTCCGCGCTATACACCGTGACGGTGTAGGTGCCTTCCGCCAGCTCGACTTCCTTGCCGAAATCGACTCCGTTATGGCCCCACCGCGCCGTACCGACCGTAACGGCCGGCCCGACGAGATTCTCTTTGTTGTGCCCGACAAGGGTGACGACGACTTTTGCCATGATCGCTCCTCAACTGTTGAACGTTGAATGGGTCTCATGGGCGCATGTGGGTGACTTGCGCGCCGATGACCTTCCATACGGTAAGGAGCGGCGCGCCAGTTTCCTATGGGGCTTGCGCCATGTGTCGGAGGTCTGTGCCTCGACGTTCTGGCCGCTCAAGGACGTCAACTCCGACAGCCGATCCGGGTTGTCCGGCGAGGTGAAATCGGCCGAGGAAACCGGGTTGCTCTGGCTCATCGCGCAGCGCCTGGCGGTCTTGGCCGACCTGTTGCACTTTTCGTACGTCGCCGGAGTCCCTAGCCTTATGGAGTATTGCGTCGGCCGCCATTGAGGCGACGGCCCGGCAGTTCGGGGCGTGTACGGGCGCCCTCATCTACAAGATCAACTTGGGACAGGCGAGGTTGAGCCTATCGCACCCCATCTACCGCCTTGCTCGTAAAAATTAGCTCGTGCTCAAGCGGCATCACGGCTGATTGGATTCATGTGATGTTCGGCCGGGCAAGGCGCGCCCGCTGATACCATAGCGCCATTCGTGCAACACGGATGCCACACTGAGTCAGTTTGCGCATGGTGGGTCGCCAGATGGGTCGCTGGACAAAAAATCCCCCACCTGGCACCCACCCTAAGCCATTGAAGTCAAAAAGAAATTCTGAAACGATGCGAGTCGCCACCTGGAACGTCAACTCTTTGAAGGTCCGCCTACCGCACGTGCTGCAATGGTTGGCCGAGCGCGAAGCCGACGCCACGCCCATCGACCTGCTCTGCCTGCAGGAACTCAAGCTGCCCGATGACCGCTATCCGCTCGCCGAGCTGGACGCCGCGGGGTACGCGTCGTTGTTCACAGGTCAGAAGACGTACAACGGCGTTGCCATCCTCTCGCGCAAGGCCTCTGTGCCAGAAGGCCGCGATGTGGTGAAGAACATCCCGGGCTTTACCGACGACCAGCAGCGCATCGTGGCCGCCACATATGACGTGGACGGTGGCCCTGTCCGCGTGATTTCTGCATATATCCCAAACGGACAGGCGCTTGATTCCGACAAATTTGTCTACAAGCTGCGCTGGCTGGAAGCGCTGCAGGCGTGGCTGGCGAGCGAGATGGCCGCAAACCCGCGGCTGATGCTGCTGGGCGACTTCAACATCGCCCCGGAAGATCGCGACGTGCACGACCCGAAAAAGTGGGAGGGGCAGAATCTGGTGTCGCCGGAAGAGCGCGCGGCGTTTCGTGCAATGCAAGCTGCGGGGCTGGTCGATGCCTTTCGCATGTTTGAGCAGGAAGACAAGCTGTTTTCGTGGTGGGACTACCGCATGTTCGGCTTCAAGCGCAACGCGGGCCTGCGAATCGACCACATCATGCTGTCGCCCGAACTGGCCAAGCTGTGCGAGTCGTGCCATATCGATCGGGTGCCACGCACTTGGGAGCAGCCGTCGGACCACACACCCGTGGTCGCCGCCTTGCGCAGCGCATAAGGAGCGCCCCGCATGGCTTCCGCCTTCAAGCACCGCAATCTACCGCATCTGCTGCTGCGCGCGCGAGAGACCTTCATGGCGCGCTTCCGGCCGATCCTGCGCGAGCGCGGCATCACCGAGCAGCAATGGCGCGTGCTGCGTACGCTCAACGATACCGGCGACATGGAGCCCAACCAGCTCGCCGATGCATGCCTGATCCTGAGCCCAAGCCTGACGCGCATGCTGGCGGCAATGGAGCAGTCCGAGATGATCGTGCGTACGAAATCATCGGTGGATCAGCGCCGCCAGGTGATTTCGCTCACACCCAAAAGCCGCCAGTTCCTGGCCGACGTTGAACCGCAGGTGGATGCGGAATACGCGCGCATCGAAGCACAGTTGGGCCGCGCGCGGCTCGATGCACTCTACGCAGCCATTGATGAGTCGATCCAGGTCATGGAAACGCACACGCCCATGGGCCGCTTCATCGGCGACGAGTAACGCCCGTCAATACACACTGGCGGCGGGCTGGGGACTGGCTGCGTCGTCTCCCTTGAATGCCTTGGCCAGTTGCTCTGCGCTGCGCGCCAGCAACGTGACATCCGTGCCCACCGCAACGAACGTCGCACCCAGCGACAGGTAGTGCTTCGCCTGCGCCTGATCGGCCGACAGAATGCCCGCCGCCTTGCCTGACGCAACGATGCGTTGAATCGCGCCGTCGATCGCCTCGCGGACTTCCGGATGCCCCGGCGCCCCAAGATGCCCCATGGACGCGGCGAGGTCGCCCGGGCCAATGAAGACGCCGTCTACGCCGTCCACCGCAAGCATCGCGTCAAGATGCTCCAGGCTTTCTGCCGTTTCAGCCTGGATAAGCGTGCACATCTGCGCATCGGCCTGGTGGAGGTAATCGTCCACACGGTTCCAGCGTGATGCTCGCGCCAACGCACTGCCGACGCCGCGAATACCGTTCGGGGGATAGCGCATCGCCTCGACGGCGGCACGCGCCTCGTCGGCGTTCTGCACCATCGGCACAAGCAGCGTCTGCGCGCCGATGTCTACCAGGCGCTTGATCTCGACCGGATCGTTCCAGGCCGGCCGCACGATGGGATGCGAGGCGTACGGCGCAACCGCCTGCAATTGCGCAAGCGTCGATTGCAGTTGATTCGGCGCATGCTCGTTGTCGATCAGTAGCCAGTCAAAACCAGCCCCGGCCACAATCTCTGCCGGGTACGGATGCGCCATTGCGAGCCACAATCCGATCTGCGGCCGGCGCTCCGCCAACGCTCGCTTGAAGTTGTTCACCGGGAGTTGCATGGCCAGGACATCCTTTGGGCGTTAGACAGTTAGACGAAATGGCAGGCGATGCTGCCAAGCGGACCGTAGTCGCAATGGAATGTATCACCGGCCCGCGCCGGCACGGGCCGTGTGAATGAACCGCCAAGGATGACCTGGCCCGGTTCCAGTGCGACGCCGTGCGGCGCCAGCTTGTTGGCCAGCCAGACCACGCCGTTCGCTGGGTGGTTCAGGACGCCGGCTGCCACGCCTGTCTCTTCGATGACGGCGTTGCGCGAAAAGATGGCACTCACCCAGCGCAGATCCACATCGCGCATGCGGATGGGCCGGCCGCCCATCACGACGCCGGCATTGGCGGCGTTGTCGGCGATCGTGTCAAACACCTTGCGTGGACGCCCGCTGTCAGGATCGATCGATTGCGAGCGCGCGTCGATGATCTCCAAGGCCGGTATCACGTGATCCACCGCGTCGTACACATCGAACAGCGTCACCTCCGGCCCCTCCAGGCGCTTGCCGAGCACGAAGGCGAGTTCCACTTCCACGCGCGGCACGATGAAGCGGCTGGTGGGGATCTCGCTCCCCTCGGCAAAGAACATGTCGTTGAGCAGCGCACCATAGTCGGGCTCGTCGATCTGTGAAGACTGCTGCATGGCGCGTGATGTCAATCCGATCTTGTGGCCCTTCAAGCGTCGCCCCGCTGCCAGCTTCATCGCGACCCATTCGCGCTGGATGGCATAGGCGTCTTCGATGGTGATGTCGGGGTGGTCAAGCGAGACCTGGCGGATCTGCCTGCGGTCGATCTCGGCCTGATGCAGGCGACGCGCGATGGTCTGGATGATCGTGGTGTCGAGCATGCGTCAAGCCTTGCGAAAACGCGCGTGGATGTTGTTGTGCTTGTAGCTGCCGCCCTCGTCGAACTCGGTCAACTCCATCGACAGCGCCAGATAACGGCGCGCAAAGGCCTGCGCAAAATGTGCCTTGATCGCCTCGAACAGCGCGTCGCAGGCGGCCTTCTTGACCTCAGGCGTGCGACCCCCTGCGATTTTGAACGTGACGTGAACGAAAGCGTCGTCCTCTTTGCCGTCGGCCACGCGGTACTCGGTCAGCTTGATGGCGCGCGAGCGGATACCGCCAGTCGGAAATACGCCGTTCTGCGCCATCAGCGTTTCGTTCATCGCTTGCAGCAATTCCGGAATGCGGGCGTCGTCGCCCAGGTTGTCGGTGTATTCGACAATGACGTGCGGCATGGCGACCTCCTCAGGCTT
This window contains:
- a CDS encoding EAL domain-containing protein → MAIGFPVTTIRRKAFIALCCASRRGFAVVLVSCAGTSLALADPPETGLSRSLWFERNSWQQLTDWLAGPPAPRIRFGSTYVSVAQLPPVPAAVAGPVAGPMPLRTNTCDSPDGTHAELTGPAAATDGTGPDIVTLRRELPGQISDQAAVVRGGLMASDAVAGIASQVDRAEQSPESPTMSPPDCSLGKDCEERAISPLVGTDDTAVAVGTAGSIVTQRPSVWTISGLLWPILAAALVIVVGCALKRWFRYDKSLLRAARAGLRRGEFHVEYQPVVGVRRARCIGVDALLRWDNQKYGALGPAHYMKFIENSSLIGPMTRFALSRAAQDLREIGAPRSLYLGVTAPASYLVSSAFIADVGDVGSLGLPPLILKIGAGSARKFRNRLIPMMAQARDRGMRFALSAVRPADVGPELPAGMSFEMVKIDRDVLRMDSDERSRQISALTRLAHQMGAVVVVEGIEIAAHHNVARASRAEFGQGFFYSSTLGASRLKAFLEAANAPS
- a CDS encoding EAL domain-containing protein, which produces MRLLQRCTARMRRLRPVLGEHLYAAVAVAVTSSLAGLLAARLFSSRDAVVSFIALSACGAVLYVGYWVRPRARLLRAVRIGLRRGEFHVVYQPIVDMHTRHCVGVEALLRWVHPTFGAAGPGQFIGELQGTRLLGELTRFVLREANHALIQPPFPQHWHISVNVCARHLMEDGFAEDVCESAGMVKKRLVLELTERSCVERTPRVDLVLSHMRQRGVRLSLDDFGTGFSNFDLLADFRFDYVKVDRIFLAMRGEASIEFLKSVAALVHTYGARVVAEGVETAVEHDVVLRSGIDLAQGYLYGKPMAVDQLRAFASASIKTLQDDTGTGLKA
- the hpaH gene encoding 2-oxo-hept-4-ene-1,7-dioate hydratase, translated to MLDTTIIQTIARRLHQAEIDRRQIRQVSLDHPDITIEDAYAIQREWVAMKLAAGRRLKGHKIGLTSRAMQQSSQIDEPDYGALLNDMFFAEGSEIPTSRFIVPRVEVELAFVLGKRLEGPEVTLFDVYDAVDHVIPALEIIDARSQSIDPDSGRPRKVFDTIADNAANAGVVMGGRPIRMRDVDLRWVSAIFSRNAVIEETGVAAGVLNHPANGVVWLANKLAPHGVALEPGQVILGGSFTRPVPARAGDTFHCDYGPLGSIACHFV
- a CDS encoding 5-carboxymethyl-2-hydroxymuconate Delta-isomerase — protein: MPHVIVEYTDNLGDDARIPELLQAMNETLMAQNGVFPTGGIRSRAIKLTEYRVADGKEDDAFVHVTFKIAGGRTPEVKKAACDALFEAIKAHFAQAFARRYLALSMELTEFDEGGSYKHNNIHARFRKA
- the xth gene encoding exodeoxyribonuclease III, yielding MRVATWNVNSLKVRLPHVLQWLAEREADATPIDLLCLQELKLPDDRYPLAELDAAGYASLFTGQKTYNGVAILSRKASVPEGRDVVKNIPGFTDDQQRIVAATYDVDGGPVRVISAYIPNGQALDSDKFVYKLRWLEALQAWLASEMAANPRLMLLGDFNIAPEDRDVHDPKKWEGQNLVSPEERAAFRAMQAAGLVDAFRMFEQEDKLFSWWDYRMFGFKRNAGLRIDHIMLSPELAKLCESCHIDRVPRTWEQPSDHTPVVAALRSA
- the hpaR gene encoding homoprotocatechuate degradation operon regulator HpaR; translated protein: MASAFKHRNLPHLLLRARETFMARFRPILRERGITEQQWRVLRTLNDTGDMEPNQLADACLILSPSLTRMLAAMEQSEMIVRTKSSVDQRRQVISLTPKSRQFLADVEPQVDAEYARIEAQLGRARLDALYAAIDESIQVMETHTPMGRFIGDE
- the hpaI gene encoding 4-hydroxy-2-oxoheptanedioate aldolase, giving the protein MQLPVNNFKRALAERRPQIGLWLAMAHPYPAEIVAGAGFDWLLIDNEHAPNQLQSTLAQLQAVAPYASHPIVRPAWNDPVEIKRLVDIGAQTLLVPMVQNADEARAAVEAMRYPPNGIRGVGSALARASRWNRVDDYLHQADAQMCTLIQAETAESLEHLDAMLAVDGVDGVFIGPGDLAASMGHLGAPGHPEVREAIDGAIQRIVASGKAAGILSADQAQAKHYLSLGATFVAVGTDVTLLARSAEQLAKAFKGDDAASPQPAASVY
- a CDS encoding aminotransferase-like domain-containing protein — encoded protein: MKRYERLADQLSELIKRGDLPPGARIPSVRAACKAWGVSPATVFRAYYLLENRGVIRARPRSGYFVSPGPIETTQASPTPLPGIAPKTVNVSDLVFEVLKTIRQPETVPLGSAFLSPALFPLARVGKSCATVNRSTHPASMIDGLPPGYEGLRQQISARYLMTGMTMPVDEIVITSGALEALTLSAQLLAAPGDVIVIERPTFYAALQAIERLRLNVVEIPVDPVKGHDLDALARALQQHPVRACWFMTSFHNPTGVTLGDSRKQALVDLLARHDVPLIEDDVYNELHFGPDPVRPAKYFDRKGLVIHCGSFSKCLAPGYRIGWAAAGKFADRLEHAKWMTTLSASMPAQRAIADYLEHGGYERFLHKLRRELAHQQSQMLDAIGRYFPANTMATKSDGGYFTWVALPDHVDSIEFFQAALTSGISIAPGPIFSADGGFRHRVRLNYGYPWSARLDRAVATLGALCADESRCGAKLAGPVRPA